From Bos taurus isolate L1 Dominette 01449 registration number 42190680 breed Hereford chromosome 29, ARS-UCD2.0, whole genome shotgun sequence, a single genomic window includes:
- the TEX54 gene encoding testis-expressed protein 54: protein MGCCQDKDFQTSDEQAKEAGSEGTDAESVEQRDRRSNESLLITVLWRRLSMFSRRGSSRSTKRQAVQNPKPASRIQECDQERIQEEPEKG, encoded by the exons ATGGGCTGCTGCCAAGATAAGGACTTTCAGACTTCGGATGAGCAGGCCAAGGAGGCCGGGTCAGAAG GCACTGATGCGGAGTCGGTGGAGCAACGAGATCGCAGGTCGAACGAAAGTCTTTTGATCACTGTGCTGTGGCGGCGGCTATCCATGTTCAGCCGTCGGGGTTCTTCTCGGTCAACCAAGAGGCAGGCAGTCCAGAATCCAAAGCCGGCGAGTAGGATCCAGGAGTGCGATCAGGAGAGGATCCAGGAGGAGCCGGAGAAGGGGTGA